One stretch of Roseimicrobium sp. ORNL1 DNA includes these proteins:
- a CDS encoding spermidine/putrescine ABC transporter substrate-binding protein: MSRLRVLLAAAVTFCGTAVSTFAAETLHVYNWADYVSPDLVTRFEKENDCKVVIDTFDSNETMFAKIKAGGTGYDLIFPTSYMVKVMEQEGMLADIDKAQVPNLKNVDPEALTKVYDTKMAHSVPYTMGYAVFAYRKDKLKNVDSTWAVFARTDLKKRATLFDDMRETIGAALKQLGYSLNTRDEKQLAEARDLVIQWKKNIAKFDNEGYKAGLDSGEFILVQGYSGDLFQVAQENEKVAIAIPKEGVSIGCDQMVIPKNAPQAKLAHKFINFLLDADVSAENMEWMGYLCPNKEGLKKVSEDFLKNPAVNIPDAIKAKSEVLEELGPDLAKYTKVWDEIKAAK; the protein is encoded by the coding sequence ATGTCCCGACTCAGAGTCCTCCTCGCCGCTGCTGTCACGTTCTGTGGCACTGCTGTTTCCACCTTCGCGGCGGAGACGCTGCACGTCTACAACTGGGCGGACTACGTGAGTCCTGACTTGGTGACGCGCTTTGAAAAGGAGAATGACTGCAAGGTGGTCATCGACACCTTCGATTCGAACGAGACGATGTTCGCCAAGATCAAGGCGGGTGGCACGGGGTATGACCTCATCTTTCCCACGAGCTACATGGTGAAGGTGATGGAGCAGGAGGGCATGCTGGCCGACATCGACAAGGCTCAGGTGCCGAACCTCAAGAACGTGGACCCCGAGGCGCTCACGAAGGTGTATGACACCAAGATGGCACACAGCGTGCCCTACACGATGGGCTACGCCGTCTTCGCGTATCGCAAGGACAAGCTCAAGAACGTGGACTCTACGTGGGCGGTCTTCGCACGCACGGACCTGAAGAAGCGTGCGACGCTCTTTGATGACATGCGCGAGACCATCGGCGCGGCGCTGAAGCAACTCGGCTACAGCCTGAACACGCGTGATGAGAAGCAACTCGCCGAGGCACGTGACCTCGTGATCCAGTGGAAGAAGAACATCGCGAAGTTCGACAACGAGGGCTACAAGGCCGGACTGGACAGCGGGGAGTTCATCCTCGTGCAGGGCTACAGCGGTGACCTCTTCCAGGTGGCACAAGAAAATGAGAAGGTGGCCATCGCGATTCCCAAGGAAGGCGTGAGCATTGGCTGCGACCAGATGGTGATTCCCAAGAACGCGCCGCAGGCGAAGCTTGCGCACAAGTTCATCAATTTCCTGCTCGATGCGGACGTCTCCGCGGAGAACATGGAGTGGATGGGCTACCTCTGCCCGAACAAGGAAGGCCTGAAGAAGGTGAGCGAGGACTTCCTGAAGAATCCAGCGGTGAACATCCCCGATGCGATCAAGGCGAAGAGTGAAGTGCTGGAAGAACTCGGTCCGGATCTCGCGAAGTACACGAAGGTGTGGGACGAGATCAAGGCGGCGAAGTAG
- a CDS encoding DUF2071 domain-containing protein has translation MPITLPDLTQRLAAREHPGRSPVMYQSWTHLLFLHWQWDPAEIQKTLPPGLTVDTHDGAAWLGIVPFFMRNIRPRFLPTAPWISNFLELNVRTYVHDEHGRPGVWFYSLDCNQPLAVWTARTFFHLPYQHARMSAPITLPSSVAYSKHRRGAPEASDFHYHLETEGREPTFAEPGTLEFFLLERYYLFASTPRGIRSGQVHHKPYPMVPVRVDKWDTRVLALNGFKEPDRAPDHIAGSPGVDVLIFPLK, from the coding sequence ATGCCCATCACCCTCCCGGACCTCACCCAGCGTCTCGCAGCCCGCGAGCATCCGGGCCGTTCGCCAGTGATGTACCAGAGCTGGACGCACCTGCTCTTCCTGCACTGGCAGTGGGACCCGGCGGAAATCCAGAAGACCCTGCCACCCGGACTCACGGTAGACACGCATGATGGCGCAGCCTGGCTCGGCATCGTGCCCTTCTTCATGCGGAACATCCGCCCGCGCTTCCTGCCAACCGCACCATGGATCAGCAATTTCCTGGAGCTGAATGTGCGCACCTATGTGCATGACGAGCACGGCAGACCCGGCGTGTGGTTCTACTCGCTGGACTGCAACCAGCCGCTGGCCGTGTGGACCGCGCGCACGTTCTTCCATCTGCCGTACCAGCATGCGCGCATGTCCGCGCCCATCACGCTGCCGTCTTCCGTGGCCTACAGCAAGCACCGTCGCGGCGCGCCCGAGGCATCCGATTTTCACTACCACCTCGAAACCGAAGGCCGCGAGCCCACCTTCGCGGAGCCCGGCACGTTGGAGTTCTTCCTGCTGGAGCGGTATTACCTCTTCGCCTCCACCCCACGCGGCATCCGCTCCGGCCAGGTGCATCACAAACCCTACCCCATGGTCCCCGTGCGCGTGGACAAGTGGGACACCCGCGTGCTCGCCTTGAATGGCTTCAAGGAGCCGGACCGTGCGCCGGATCACATCGCCGGTTCACCGGGCGTGGATGTGCTTATCTTTCCACTGAAGTGA
- the nadA gene encoding quinolinate synthase NadA, producing MVAIAAPSLADEILRLKKERNAVILAHNYQSREIQELADFVGDSLGLSYKAKETDADVIAFCGVHFMAETAKIVNPNKIVVLPDANAGCSLEQSCPAPQLEQFLKVNAEKNYYVIAYINCSGGVKALSDCICTSGNAVKIVEAAPKDRPILFVPDQNLGSWVMEQTGRKMDLWKGACYVHVEFTRDSINGIKEEYPDAKVVAHPECTYAVRMLADEVCSTEKMVHYCRDNPAKSFIIVTESGMLHRLRREVPDKTFIEGPTGHCRCADCRYMKMNTLQKLHDCLKDLRPQVTMPEDVRKKAEKPILRMLELSK from the coding sequence ATGGTTGCTATAGCCGCCCCAAGTCTGGCCGATGAAATTCTTCGTCTGAAGAAGGAACGGAACGCTGTGATTCTCGCGCACAATTATCAGTCGCGTGAGATTCAGGAACTCGCCGACTTCGTGGGAGATTCCCTTGGCCTCTCGTACAAGGCGAAAGAAACAGACGCGGACGTCATCGCCTTCTGCGGTGTGCACTTCATGGCCGAGACGGCGAAGATCGTGAACCCGAACAAGATCGTGGTCCTGCCGGATGCGAACGCCGGCTGCTCGCTGGAGCAGAGCTGCCCCGCCCCGCAGCTTGAGCAGTTCCTGAAGGTGAACGCGGAGAAGAACTACTACGTGATCGCCTACATCAACTGCAGCGGTGGCGTGAAGGCCCTCAGCGATTGCATCTGCACCAGCGGCAACGCGGTGAAAATTGTGGAAGCCGCGCCGAAGGACCGCCCCATCCTCTTCGTGCCGGACCAGAACCTCGGCTCGTGGGTCATGGAACAGACCGGTCGCAAGATGGACCTCTGGAAAGGTGCCTGCTACGTGCACGTGGAATTCACCCGCGACAGCATCAACGGCATCAAGGAAGAATATCCCGATGCCAAGGTCGTCGCCCACCCCGAGTGCACCTACGCCGTCCGCATGCTGGCCGATGAAGTCTGCAGCACGGAGAAGATGGTGCACTACTGCCGCGACAATCCCGCGAAGAGCTTCATCATCGTGACTGAGAGCGGCATGCTTCACCGCCTGCGCCGCGAAGTGCCGGACAAGACCTTCATTGAAGGTCCCACCGGCCACTGCCGCTGTGCCGACTGCCGCTACATGAAGATGAACACCCTTCAGAAGCTGCACGACTGCCTCAAGGATCTGCGTCCTCAAGTGACCATGCCCGAAGACGTGCGAAAAAAGGCTGAGAAGCCGATTCTGCGGATGCTGGAGCTGAGTAAGTAG
- a CDS encoding polymer-forming cytoskeletal protein translates to MNPVPSAVFPAMLDSHPTTGETKTAADTSDEGQSPPAPLPAALMPPEDVVDEDIPLGLGHMMGFKDADDTSAKPKNPIRPKSLLPPRPTESASNVQPPMTAGTLQKMKDQGYYRQQYFKDVECFDCRNKFKTGRSARSTNCPACGSLINLEDVDINVPSTTSIRTRGDVLIRKNGNVNTSEVRCRDLKVQGQICAEIECSGDLQFRTTGIVIGEIHCKQFIVERGSDIKFLNTVYAESVDIQARVEGNIECSGRVTIGTVGCVQGDVTARSVSIEPGGQLNGAMNILRTTTTKPAQKPLKSEMGGLGGGSGSGTSPNVSSGDLRLPPAFAAIFKNNPGNNAGPGSGGSSGNSSSSGGSNGKPGEPGSGSTE, encoded by the coding sequence ATGAACCCCGTCCCCAGCGCGGTTTTCCCCGCAATGCTGGACTCTCACCCCACCACAGGTGAGACGAAGACGGCGGCTGACACTTCAGACGAGGGGCAGTCGCCCCCCGCCCCACTCCCGGCTGCGCTCATGCCACCGGAAGACGTTGTCGATGAGGATATTCCTCTCGGTCTCGGCCACATGATGGGCTTTAAGGACGCGGACGACACCTCCGCGAAGCCGAAGAACCCCATCCGCCCCAAGTCCCTGCTCCCGCCCCGGCCCACGGAGTCTGCCTCCAACGTGCAGCCCCCCATGACCGCGGGCACGCTGCAGAAGATGAAGGACCAGGGCTACTATCGGCAGCAGTACTTCAAGGATGTGGAGTGCTTCGATTGCCGGAACAAATTCAAGACCGGGCGTTCTGCCCGCTCCACCAACTGCCCCGCCTGCGGCAGCCTCATTAACTTGGAGGACGTGGACATCAACGTCCCCTCCACCACCTCCATCCGCACCCGCGGGGATGTACTCATCCGCAAGAATGGCAATGTGAACACCAGCGAGGTGCGCTGCCGCGACCTGAAGGTGCAGGGCCAGATCTGCGCGGAAATCGAGTGCTCGGGTGACCTGCAGTTTCGGACCACCGGCATCGTGATCGGCGAGATCCACTGCAAGCAATTCATCGTGGAACGCGGAAGTGACATCAAATTCCTCAATACCGTCTACGCAGAAAGCGTCGATATCCAGGCGCGCGTGGAAGGGAACATCGAGTGCTCCGGCCGCGTCACCATCGGCACCGTCGGGTGCGTGCAGGGAGATGTGACCGCCCGGTCCGTCTCGATCGAACCCGGTGGCCAGCTCAATGGGGCCATGAACATCTTGAGAACGACCACGACCAAGCCAGCGCAGAAGCCGCTGAAGTCAGAAATGGGCGGTCTCGGTGGTGGCAGTGGCAGCGGCACCAGTCCGAACGTCAGCAGTGGCGACCTCCGGCTCCCGCCTGCTTTCGCGGCCATCTTCAAGAACAATCCAGGAAACAACGCCGGCCCTGGAAGTGGCGGCAGTAGTGGCAATAGCAGCAGCAGCGGCGGCTCGAATGGGAAACCTGGCGAACCCGGCTCCGGCTCGACTGAATGA
- a CDS encoding polymer-forming cytoskeletal protein gives MTTSKNVLANDVEIKGSIKFSHDLIIDGKIEGEVQSDGALTVGENALIKGEIKTRGVTLFGKVEGNITVQERCELKSNAVLVGDVTAATLAIEEGATFLGRSQVGKSAASGGQKPGGNPQGGNRPQS, from the coding sequence ATGACCACGAGTAAGAACGTGCTTGCCAACGACGTCGAAATCAAAGGTTCCATCAAGTTTTCGCACGACCTGATCATCGACGGCAAGATTGAGGGCGAAGTGCAGTCCGATGGAGCTCTCACCGTTGGTGAGAACGCCTTGATCAAAGGCGAAATCAAGACTCGCGGAGTCACTCTGTTTGGCAAGGTAGAAGGCAACATCACCGTACAGGAACGCTGCGAGCTGAAGAGCAACGCGGTCCTCGTGGGCGATGTCACGGCCGCCACCCTTGCCATTGAAGAAGGTGCCACTTTCCTCGGCCGCTCCCAGGTGGGCAAGTCCGCGGCAAGTGGCGGTCAGAAGCCCGGCGGTAACCCCCAGGGAGGCAACCGCCCCCAATCCTAA
- a CDS encoding FAD-dependent oxidoreductase gives MSIEHFDFAILGGGSAGYAAARTAHGQGMNTVVIDGAEELGGLCILRGCMPSKTLIESANRAISIRHAAEFGLSATAGPVDTKAIRDRKRRLIGEFASYRQQQLEDGRFKLIRGYGTLEDAGEEKVRISIQLREGGTQTITTSYVLIATGSVINCPDIAGLHEAKPWNSDTILDHDTIPESFIVLGGGAIALEMAHYLDGIGRKVTVLQRNTQLLTGMDKDVADVVYDAFEKRGIDMYCGTSLQKVVREGDKVRATFTKAGAEHTVEAAEVLCALGRAPNTKNIGLDNLKIAHSDNGLITTQPTQQTTHPRVFAAGDVCGPLEVVHLAVQQGEVAAKNAALQWRHKEPAHSMDYRCLLFGVFTHPQVACVGLNELEARKKNIPHLVSTYPFNDHGKSMVMGEMDGFVKILAHSQNGAILGASVVGPEATELIHEIAVAMHLGATVAQLARAPHYHPTLSEIWTYPAEDLEEQIAAK, from the coding sequence ATGAGTATTGAGCACTTTGACTTTGCCATCCTTGGGGGTGGCAGCGCTGGCTATGCCGCCGCCCGCACCGCCCACGGACAGGGCATGAATACCGTCGTTATCGACGGCGCGGAGGAGCTCGGTGGCTTATGCATTTTGCGGGGTTGTATGCCCAGCAAGACGCTGATTGAATCCGCCAACCGCGCCATCTCCATAAGGCACGCGGCGGAGTTTGGCCTCTCCGCAACGGCCGGTCCCGTGGACACGAAAGCCATCCGCGACCGCAAGCGCAGACTCATCGGAGAGTTCGCCTCCTATCGTCAGCAACAACTTGAGGATGGGCGTTTTAAGCTCATTCGCGGCTACGGCACCCTGGAGGATGCCGGGGAGGAAAAGGTGCGCATCTCCATCCAGCTCCGTGAGGGTGGGACGCAAACCATCACAACCTCTTATGTCCTGATAGCCACCGGTTCCGTCATCAACTGCCCGGATATTGCCGGACTTCACGAGGCAAAACCGTGGAATAGCGACACCATCCTGGATCATGATACCATCCCGGAGTCCTTCATCGTGCTCGGCGGCGGCGCCATTGCCCTGGAAATGGCCCACTACCTCGACGGCATCGGGCGCAAGGTCACCGTGCTCCAGCGCAACACCCAACTGCTCACCGGCATGGACAAGGATGTGGCGGATGTGGTGTACGATGCCTTCGAAAAGCGCGGCATCGACATGTACTGCGGCACCTCGCTGCAAAAGGTGGTCCGCGAAGGTGACAAGGTGCGGGCAACCTTCACAAAAGCGGGCGCGGAACACACGGTGGAAGCAGCGGAAGTGTTATGCGCCCTGGGGAGGGCTCCGAACACCAAAAATATAGGCCTGGATAATCTCAAGATAGCACATTCGGATAACGGTTTGATAACCACGCAACCGACCCAGCAAACCACCCATCCGCGGGTGTTCGCAGCAGGGGACGTATGCGGTCCCTTGGAGGTGGTGCATCTCGCCGTGCAACAGGGCGAAGTCGCCGCGAAAAACGCAGCGCTGCAATGGCGGCACAAGGAACCCGCTCACAGCATGGACTATCGGTGCCTCCTGTTTGGTGTATTCACCCACCCACAGGTGGCCTGCGTGGGTCTTAATGAGTTGGAGGCGAGGAAGAAAAACATCCCCCACCTCGTTTCTACCTATCCGTTCAACGACCACGGAAAGTCGATGGTGATGGGCGAAATGGACGGCTTTGTGAAGATTCTCGCTCACTCACAGAATGGAGCAATTCTAGGCGCGTCTGTGGTGGGTCCGGAGGCCACTGAATTGATACATGAAATCGCGGTGGCCATGCACCTTGGCGCGACAGTTGCTCAGTTAGCGCGGGCGCCGCATTATCATCCCACCCTCAGCGAGATCTGGACCTATCCCGCAGAGGATTTAGAAGAACAGATTGCTGCAAAATAG
- a CDS encoding NUDIX domain-containing protein, whose product MSAEEHILVIPRALFDELGAFQGFQPDAQRYLDAILAPEVNFFLPRGPAENDPTHKQIIPYSIFHHQGRYLVYKRGGKSGEKRLVAKQSIGIGGHINPHDEREDSLARTTYFNGVEREIAEELRIAGGHTNEVIGLINDDSNEVGQVHLGVVHLFDLETDDVVSNEDAIQDLRFVPLDELVANKDTLETWSSICVAHLQTRG is encoded by the coding sequence ATGTCCGCAGAAGAGCACATCCTCGTCATTCCCCGCGCCCTTTTTGATGAACTTGGCGCCTTCCAGGGGTTCCAGCCCGACGCCCAGCGCTACCTCGACGCCATCCTGGCTCCCGAGGTAAACTTTTTCCTGCCCCGCGGCCCGGCGGAGAACGACCCTACGCACAAGCAGATCATCCCCTACTCCATTTTCCACCACCAGGGGCGCTACCTGGTGTACAAGCGGGGTGGCAAATCCGGCGAAAAGCGCCTGGTGGCCAAGCAAAGCATCGGCATCGGCGGCCACATCAATCCGCACGACGAACGCGAGGACTCGCTGGCCCGGACCACCTACTTCAACGGCGTAGAACGCGAGATCGCGGAGGAGCTCCGCATTGCAGGCGGGCACACGAATGAAGTCATCGGACTCATCAATGATGACTCCAATGAAGTCGGCCAGGTGCATCTTGGAGTGGTGCATCTCTTCGACCTGGAAACGGATGATGTGGTGTCGAATGAAGACGCCATTCAGGACCTGCGGTTCGTACCACTCGATGAGCTCGTGGCGAACAAGGACACCCTGGAAACGTGGTCCAGCATCTGCGTGGCTCACTTGCAGACCCGTGGTTAA
- a CDS encoding sigma-70 family RNA polymerase sigma factor, whose amino-acid sequence MKEEDSAPSSDLHRPLVPLLMRHERQIFAYIYTLVPHRHDAEDILQETCLTIYDKFHEFTVGTDFMAWAMRIAWWKVRAARQKYARSKVVFNDEVMEAISHTAVTMAEETSPMQVALSQCLQKLNDRDRRMVLTRYEHGSGVERAALVSGRSLQAAYKALMRIKQVLHDCVLNTMTREEAA is encoded by the coding sequence ATGAAAGAGGAGGACTCCGCGCCATCATCGGATTTGCACCGTCCCCTCGTGCCGCTGCTGATGCGTCACGAGAGGCAGATCTTTGCGTACATTTACACGCTGGTGCCGCACCGGCATGATGCGGAGGACATCCTCCAGGAGACCTGCCTCACCATCTATGACAAATTCCATGAGTTCACCGTGGGCACGGATTTCATGGCGTGGGCCATGCGCATCGCCTGGTGGAAGGTGCGCGCCGCGCGGCAGAAGTATGCGCGGTCGAAGGTGGTCTTCAATGACGAGGTCATGGAAGCCATCTCGCACACGGCGGTGACCATGGCGGAGGAGACGAGTCCCATGCAGGTGGCGCTTTCGCAGTGCCTGCAGAAGCTCAATGACCGCGACCGTCGCATGGTGCTTACACGCTATGAGCACGGCAGCGGGGTGGAGCGCGCGGCGCTGGTCAGTGGCAGGTCCCTACAGGCGGCGTACAAGGCACTCATGCGCATCAAGCAGGTGCTGCATGATTGTGTGCTGAACACGATGACACGCGAGGAGGCGGCATAA
- a CDS encoding LamG-like jellyroll fold domain-containing protein: MSDSELLQLQSWMHDLEEGRLEQGEMDKLQALILRSEEARRFYVQRMSMGSALCKLADEAQEAEQQHESEQQDDIITATAELRRPWPLSAKLAMAASLLACAVALVLAIRPQGRSQQGGASVAAETSNAGCAVLVDAAGAEWAEGTHAWQVGMSVPAGKLQLKSGLIRLEFYSGASVTLEGQSELEIVSVKEAKCAQGQMRVHVPPHARGFKLTTPDAEVVDLGTEFGLKVSDGGKAEVHVFDGEVEVLPNQATAKLSVKQGAGWDAAKGVSSSPATASASFVDLTALRAQTRSSDEQRLASWREGMSVFLKDPRLLVGYTFEPENEWERRVENKHPGAQEFSHGSIVGARWVPGRWQGKRALQFKSPGDRVRLTVPGKHDAITLAAWVQVDGIDRRFNSLFLTDTWTPGNPHWQFVQAGSFALGIHETGGRKGQHVLYSPEMFGPDTLGVWYHVASTFDMRTGVGRNYVNGKLVSEYTSTNVDQGEKILIGTGELGNWGLPEGSKPRTEVRTFNGRMDEFLLFGAALQPEEVARLYEVGKP, translated from the coding sequence ATGAGCGACTCCGAACTTTTGCAACTGCAGTCCTGGATGCACGACCTGGAAGAGGGTCGGCTGGAACAGGGCGAAATGGACAAGCTCCAGGCCCTGATCTTGCGCAGCGAGGAGGCGCGTCGCTTCTACGTGCAGCGCATGAGCATGGGCTCCGCACTGTGCAAGCTGGCGGATGAGGCGCAGGAAGCCGAGCAGCAACATGAATCGGAACAGCAGGATGACATTATCACTGCGACTGCCGAGTTGCGACGTCCCTGGCCCCTCTCGGCGAAGCTCGCCATGGCGGCCTCGCTGCTAGCCTGTGCGGTCGCGCTGGTACTGGCCATTCGTCCGCAGGGACGTTCCCAGCAGGGCGGGGCATCGGTGGCGGCAGAGACGAGCAATGCCGGTTGCGCGGTGCTGGTGGATGCCGCTGGCGCAGAGTGGGCGGAGGGCACGCACGCGTGGCAGGTCGGCATGTCTGTGCCCGCAGGGAAGCTGCAGCTGAAGAGCGGGCTGATTCGCCTGGAGTTCTACAGTGGTGCTTCGGTGACGCTGGAAGGGCAGAGTGAGCTGGAGATTGTCTCGGTGAAGGAAGCGAAGTGCGCGCAGGGGCAGATGCGTGTGCACGTGCCGCCGCATGCGCGTGGGTTCAAGCTGACCACGCCGGATGCAGAAGTGGTGGACCTGGGCACCGAGTTCGGCCTGAAGGTGAGCGACGGTGGCAAGGCTGAGGTGCATGTCTTCGACGGCGAGGTGGAGGTGCTGCCGAATCAAGCGACCGCGAAGCTCAGCGTGAAGCAGGGTGCCGGATGGGATGCGGCGAAGGGTGTCTCCAGCAGTCCTGCGACGGCGTCGGCATCGTTTGTGGATCTCACGGCGCTGCGAGCGCAGACGCGCAGTTCGGACGAGCAGCGGCTCGCATCGTGGCGTGAGGGCATGAGTGTCTTCCTCAAGGACCCGCGTCTGCTGGTGGGATACACCTTCGAGCCGGAGAATGAATGGGAGCGTCGCGTGGAGAACAAGCATCCCGGCGCGCAGGAGTTCAGCCATGGCAGCATCGTCGGAGCCCGCTGGGTGCCGGGTCGCTGGCAGGGGAAGCGCGCTCTGCAGTTCAAGAGTCCGGGCGACCGTGTGCGTCTCACCGTTCCGGGGAAGCATGATGCCATCACGCTCGCTGCGTGGGTGCAGGTGGATGGCATTGACCGCCGCTTCAACAGTCTCTTCCTCACAGACACCTGGACTCCGGGGAATCCGCACTGGCAGTTTGTGCAGGCCGGTTCGTTCGCGCTGGGCATTCACGAGACCGGGGGGAGAAAGGGACAGCACGTGCTTTACTCACCCGAGATGTTTGGGCCGGATACGCTGGGCGTCTGGTATCACGTGGCCTCGACCTTCGATATGCGCACGGGGGTGGGGCGTAACTATGTGAACGGGAAGCTCGTGAGCGAGTACACGTCTACCAATGTGGACCAGGGTGAGAAGATTCTCATCGGCACCGGCGAGCTGGGCAACTGGGGCCTGCCGGAGGGCAGCAAGCCGCGCACGGAGGTGCGCACGTTCAATGGGCGTATGGATGAATTTTTGCTCTTTGGCGCTGCCTTGCAGCCGGAGGAAGTGGCGCGGCTGTATGAGGTGGGGAAACCGTGA
- a CDS encoding type II secretion system F family protein, with the protein MRVLPLAKTVAPLTVAPLTVAPLTVAPLTVAPLTVAPLTVAPLTEMPAFAYTALDAAGKQVTGSLSVSTRAEAYRKLEAQRLVPIKVSEDEAAAKAAAVEKAEGEGPPPKLKRADLILFTEELADLMDGGLQLEQALRVMHERQESAVLRKVSGRIRDQLREGAMFSKALAQASPSFDEMYCNLAAAGEVSGSLPQILRRLSANISQMHELQSRVMSALIYPAFLFGAVIVLLLVFSLFLVPKFSEMLSKSRTSMPFMMAMLVHFNTFVARWWWLGLSVGTVGVILFRGYISRPLGRLWWDRARLRIPVFGTILTARFYAQFAASLGSLINNGIPLLNALRLTAKTTANVYLRGLLEQATVYLGEGASLSGALRKVGHLPVMLIDMIAMGEQTGRLGKAMEKIALRFDKELDKTVKRMMAMLTPTILIFLFIIVGVVAVSIVTAIFGAMSGVRSRA; encoded by the coding sequence TTGAGAGTTTTGCCACTGGCAAAAACCGTCGCACCGCTCACCGTCGCACCGCTCACCGTCGCACCGCTCACCGTCGCACCGCTCACCGTCGCACCGCTCACCGTCGCACCGCTCACCGTCGCACCGCTCACCGAAATGCCCGCTTTCGCTTACACCGCCCTCGACGCTGCTGGTAAACAAGTCACCGGTTCGCTTTCGGTTTCGACGCGAGCTGAAGCGTATCGAAAACTCGAGGCACAGCGACTGGTCCCTATCAAGGTCTCCGAGGATGAGGCCGCAGCCAAAGCAGCAGCGGTGGAGAAAGCAGAGGGAGAAGGCCCACCGCCGAAGCTGAAGCGTGCGGACCTCATCTTGTTCACGGAAGAACTGGCGGACCTCATGGATGGTGGCTTGCAACTGGAGCAGGCACTGCGCGTGATGCATGAGCGGCAGGAGTCAGCCGTGCTGCGCAAGGTCAGTGGTCGTATCCGCGATCAATTGCGTGAGGGCGCGATGTTCTCCAAGGCGTTGGCGCAGGCATCGCCTTCGTTTGATGAGATGTACTGCAATCTCGCAGCAGCTGGCGAAGTGTCCGGCTCGCTGCCGCAGATTCTGCGCCGCCTGAGCGCGAACATCTCACAGATGCATGAGTTGCAATCACGCGTGATGAGCGCGCTGATCTATCCTGCGTTCCTCTTCGGCGCGGTGATTGTGCTGCTGCTGGTCTTCAGCCTCTTCCTCGTACCGAAGTTCTCTGAGATGCTGTCGAAGAGCCGCACGTCGATGCCGTTCATGATGGCGATGCTGGTGCATTTCAACACCTTCGTGGCCAGATGGTGGTGGCTCGGGCTCTCGGTGGGCACCGTCGGCGTGATTCTCTTCCGCGGCTACATCTCCCGTCCTTTGGGACGCCTCTGGTGGGACCGCGCCCGCCTGAGGATACCCGTATTCGGCACCATCCTCACCGCACGCTTCTATGCGCAGTTTGCCGCGTCCCTGGGGAGCCTCATCAACAACGGCATCCCCCTGTTGAACGCCTTGCGCCTTACTGCGAAGACCACGGCGAATGTGTACCTGCGCGGTCTCCTGGAGCAGGCCACCGTGTATCTCGGTGAGGGTGCGTCTCTCTCTGGTGCCCTTCGCAAGGTGGGTCACCTGCCCGTGATGCTCATCGACATGATTGCCATGGGCGAGCAAACCGGCCGCCTCGGGAAAGCGATGGAGAAGATCGCCCTGCGCTTCGACAAGGAACTCGACAAGACCGTGAAGCGCATGATGGCCATGCTCACGCCCACGATTCTCATCTTCCTCTTCATCATCGTGGGTGTCGTCGCCGTGTCCATTGTGACCGCCATCTTCGGCGCCATGTCGGGCGTGAGGAGCCGGGCGTAG
- a CDS encoding four helix bundle protein produces the protein MTKANGENSQRKRLAERFTELEVYKVAFELQQDIFKATKNWPKEEMYALTDQVRRSSRSVGANIAEAWGKRRYEAHFASKLTDADAEAQETIHWLRTAYACEYISRETCQDHIDRAKSIGKMLGSMMASASSFQLSPKKPRA, from the coding sequence ATGACGAAAGCAAATGGCGAGAACTCCCAACGCAAACGGCTGGCCGAGCGGTTTACGGAGCTGGAAGTTTACAAGGTGGCCTTCGAGCTGCAGCAGGACATCTTCAAGGCAACCAAGAACTGGCCGAAGGAAGAGATGTATGCATTGACGGACCAAGTGAGACGCAGCAGCCGGTCCGTGGGGGCGAACATCGCGGAGGCGTGGGGCAAGCGACGCTATGAAGCGCATTTCGCCAGCAAGCTCACCGATGCTGACGCAGAAGCACAAGAAACCATCCACTGGCTCCGCACCGCCTATGCCTGCGAGTACATCAGTCGCGAGACATGCCAGGACCACATCGACCGCGCCAAATCCATCGGCAAGATGCTTGGAAGCATGATGGCATCCGCTTCAAGTTTTCAACTTTCACCAAAGAAGCCGAGAGCCTAA